A genomic region of Pseudomonas sp. MPC6 contains the following coding sequences:
- the xsc gene encoding sulfoacetaldehyde acetyltransferase, giving the protein MPRMTPSEAMVETLVANGVTDIFGIMGSAFMDAMDIFAPAGIRFIPVVHEQGAGHMADGFSRVSGRHGVCIAQNGPGITNFVTAIAAAYWAHSPVVVITPETGSLSQGLGGFQEAQQLPFFETITKYQAHVPNPARMAELTGRCFDRAMQENGPTQLNIPRDFFYGDINVEIPTPIRIERSAGGEQSLAEAAKILAAAKNPVIISGGGVVMGDAVEACQALAEYLGAPVVNSYLHNDSFPASHQLWCGPLGYQGSKAAMKLLSRADVVLALGTRLGPFGTLPQHGLDYWPKQAKVIQIDCDSKMLGLVKKITVGICGDAKAAAVNLLGRLENLDVQCLENKGARAEEIAKEKFDWETELSAWIHEKDEFSLDMIKEQSGEDGNYLHPRQVLRELEKAMPADAMVSTDIGNINSVSNSYLRFEKPRSFFAAMSFGNCGYALPTIIGAKVAAPHRTAISYAGDGAWGMSMMEIMTCVRENIPVTSIVFHNRQWGAEKKNQVDFYNRRFVAGELENQSFAGIARSMGAEGVTVDRLEDVGPALKAACEAQKAGKTTVIEIMCTRELGDPFRRDALSKPVRFLEKYKDYV; this is encoded by the coding sequence ATGCCACGCATGACCCCCAGCGAAGCAATGGTTGAAACACTGGTTGCCAACGGCGTCACCGACATCTTTGGCATCATGGGTTCGGCCTTTATGGATGCGATGGATATCTTCGCTCCGGCCGGCATCCGTTTTATCCCTGTGGTCCACGAGCAGGGCGCCGGTCACATGGCCGACGGCTTCTCGCGGGTCAGTGGTCGACACGGCGTGTGCATCGCGCAGAACGGCCCCGGCATCACCAACTTCGTCACTGCTATCGCCGCCGCTTACTGGGCGCACAGCCCGGTGGTGGTGATCACGCCCGAAACGGGCTCGTTGAGCCAGGGCCTCGGTGGCTTCCAGGAAGCCCAGCAACTGCCGTTCTTCGAAACCATCACCAAGTACCAGGCCCATGTGCCTAACCCTGCGCGAATGGCGGAACTGACCGGCCGTTGCTTCGATCGGGCGATGCAAGAAAACGGTCCGACCCAGCTGAACATTCCGCGAGACTTCTTCTACGGCGATATCAACGTCGAGATCCCCACGCCGATCCGTATCGAGCGCAGCGCCGGTGGCGAGCAGAGCCTGGCCGAAGCTGCAAAGATTCTGGCGGCGGCGAAGAACCCGGTGATCATCTCCGGTGGCGGTGTGGTCATGGGCGACGCCGTCGAAGCCTGTCAGGCGCTGGCCGAATACCTCGGCGCGCCGGTGGTCAACAGCTACCTGCACAACGACTCCTTCCCGGCCAGTCACCAGCTGTGGTGCGGCCCGCTTGGCTACCAAGGTTCCAAGGCCGCCATGAAACTGCTGTCGCGCGCCGACGTGGTCCTGGCCCTGGGGACTCGCCTGGGTCCATTCGGCACCCTGCCGCAGCACGGCCTCGATTACTGGCCGAAGCAGGCGAAGGTGATCCAGATCGACTGCGACTCGAAAATGCTCGGCCTGGTGAAAAAAATCACCGTCGGTATCTGCGGCGACGCCAAGGCCGCGGCGGTCAACCTGCTTGGTCGTCTGGAGAACCTCGACGTGCAGTGCCTGGAAAACAAGGGCGCACGTGCCGAGGAAATCGCCAAGGAAAAATTCGATTGGGAAACCGAGTTGAGCGCCTGGATCCACGAGAAGGACGAATTCTCGCTGGACATGATCAAGGAGCAGAGCGGTGAGGACGGCAACTACCTGCACCCGCGCCAGGTCCTGCGTGAACTGGAAAAAGCCATGCCGGCCGATGCCATGGTCTCCACGGACATTGGCAATATCAACTCGGTCTCCAACAGCTACCTGCGCTTCGAGAAGCCGCGCTCGTTCTTCGCCGCCATGAGCTTTGGCAACTGCGGCTACGCGCTGCCGACCATCATCGGCGCCAAGGTCGCCGCACCGCACCGCACCGCCATCTCCTATGCCGGTGACGGCGCCTGGGGCATGTCGATGATGGAAATCATGACCTGTGTGCGCGAGAACATCCCGGTCACCTCGATCGTGTTCCACAACCGTCAGTGGGGCGCGGAGAAGAAGAACCAGGTGGACTTCTACAACCGTCGCTTTGTCGCAGGCGAACTGGAAAACCAGAGCTTCGCCGGCATTGCCCGCTCGATGGGTGCCGAAGGCGTCACCGTTGACCGTCTGGAAGACGTCGGCCCGGCGCTCAAAGCGGCTTGCGAGGCACAAAAGGCCGGCAAGACCACGGTGATCGAGATCATGTGTACCCGCGAACTGGGCGATCCGTTCCGTCGCGATGCGCTGTCCAAGCCGGTGCGCTTCCTCGAGAAGTACAAAGACTACGTCTGA
- a CDS encoding PLP-dependent aminotransferase family protein: protein MFQLFHLSAEKSTHLQQQLREQIAQVILNGNIPLDSPLPSSRKLAKQLNIARNTVVLAYEHLLDDGYLIARERSGYYVNPAILGHKVESPRADQGEAATTQLDWSQRLVMQPSQQRNMCKPRDWQNYKYPFIYGQFDPALFPTANWRECCRDAVSIPAIRDWASDRFDNDDPLLMEQIRTRLLPRRGVWASPEQILVTVGAQHALYMLARLLLRPDSLMGIEEPGYMDIRNIATLNPSRIQPLAVDNQGLMLTDELNGCDLIYTTPSHQCPSTVTMPLERRYELLQRANEHDFLIIEDDYESETNFKGSPIPALKSLDKHDRVLYVGSLSKTLAPGLRVGYLVGPEALIREARALRRLMVRHPAANNQRSVALFLERGYHDALIMSLMRAYEERHQQMGAALREYLPESSKEPSFGGSCYWVKGPDSLDARRLQKEAAEHGILIEPGDIHFFGEQPPLNYFRLGYSSIPAERIRPGIKLLAELIQQIS, encoded by the coding sequence ATGTTCCAGTTGTTCCATTTGTCCGCCGAAAAATCCACCCACCTGCAACAGCAACTGCGCGAGCAGATCGCCCAAGTGATTCTCAACGGCAATATTCCGCTCGATAGCCCGTTACCCTCCAGTCGCAAGCTGGCCAAACAGCTGAACATTGCGCGCAACACGGTGGTGCTGGCCTACGAACACCTGCTCGACGATGGCTACTTGATAGCCCGTGAGCGCAGCGGCTACTACGTCAATCCGGCTATCTTGGGTCACAAAGTCGAGTCGCCGCGTGCGGACCAGGGCGAGGCCGCCACCACCCAGCTGGACTGGTCGCAACGGCTCGTCATGCAACCCTCGCAGCAACGCAACATGTGCAAGCCACGGGATTGGCAGAATTACAAATACCCGTTTATCTACGGGCAGTTTGACCCGGCCTTGTTTCCGACCGCCAACTGGCGTGAATGCTGCCGCGACGCGGTCAGCATCCCGGCGATCCGTGACTGGGCCTCGGACCGCTTCGATAACGACGATCCCCTGCTGATGGAGCAGATCAGGACCCGCCTGTTGCCGCGTCGTGGCGTCTGGGCGTCGCCTGAGCAGATCCTGGTCACGGTGGGCGCGCAGCACGCGCTGTATATGCTGGCGCGTCTGTTGTTGCGCCCCGACAGCCTGATGGGCATTGAAGAGCCGGGCTACATGGACATCCGCAATATCGCCACGCTCAACCCCTCGAGAATCCAGCCGCTGGCGGTGGACAACCAGGGCCTGATGCTGACCGATGAGCTCAATGGCTGCGATCTTATCTACACCACGCCCAGCCATCAGTGCCCGAGCACCGTGACCATGCCCCTGGAGCGCCGATACGAACTGTTGCAGCGGGCCAACGAGCACGATTTTCTGATCATCGAGGACGACTACGAAAGCGAGACCAACTTCAAGGGCAGCCCGATCCCGGCGCTCAAGAGTCTGGACAAGCATGACCGGGTGCTTTACGTCGGCAGCCTGTCAAAGACCCTGGCGCCCGGCCTGCGGGTTGGCTATCTGGTGGGGCCCGAAGCCCTGATCCGCGAGGCGCGGGCGTTGCGTCGATTGATGGTGCGTCATCCGGCGGCGAACAATCAGCGCTCGGTGGCGCTGTTCCTCGAGCGCGGGTACCACGACGCGTTGATCATGAGCCTGATGCGGGCGTACGAGGAGCGTCATCAGCAAATGGGCGCGGCCCTGCGTGAGTACCTGCCGGAATCCTCCAAGGAGCCGAGCTTCGGCGGCTCCTGCTACTGGGTCAAGGGGCCCGACAGCCTGGATGCGCGACGCCTGCAGAAGGAAGCCGCCGAGCACGGCATCCTGATCGAGCCCGGCGATATTCATTTCTTCGGTGAGCAACCGCCGCTCAACTACTTCCGTCTCGGATACTCCTCGATTCCCGCCGAGCGCATCCGCCCGGGGATCAAACTGCTTGCCGAGCTCATCCAGCAAATAAGCTGA